Proteins from one Chanodichthys erythropterus isolate Z2021 chromosome 15, ASM2448905v1, whole genome shotgun sequence genomic window:
- the recql4 gene encoding ATP-dependent DNA helicase Q4, which translates to MDRYNDVKILLKKWEQSFFQTNSRKPNKDDIDKAPEETRQLYKEYRSLKEAKERKSSEQEDQTKPPESHSSTAGSGCWGSHLNRKNLPAAVPKLSSDDKETLKASAQYFGMKLKNNLGALTKERSFSLKKATTPRRTPTKPLQDTPNSSAAPTDVETHTPKSANTRPDPSAPPVQTASTEFEDEPSDPFPSVTPSKSWSPAVGSAHKSMERVQYLRQSMTKRISSVDSGWLARCQVFDEVEEPQKPVAGNSELTINENSCLSPTVRSETVSNQGQTSPKTSLKKSKSSLSEDGAQKSPVASSVRDVVLLDAKLGSPGPHGEQVYQKDTAALTGDDEMCSEEPKSPEKIKKRKPRARKDQDLGEKPQAEGGKKTKGRKRQREGDDDVDESEEQEGGVKKRRRTKKGGEDQPKKAGKRKGKVDEEEEEDDAASSEKKKTQKRAIPKENLLGEVDEVEARAAAYTMKNTARARPTKNTDGNFVKINLKKKSHVKGFALRGAAMRKQMYMQKFQLKGERFGGGFGRGRGRFGGFNRQGDTCYKCGGTGHWARDCRGKAPVMSSAEQQETPGEEEEFELPTLEEVARATGTLRSEPIVAPPCVGGEISEKEEQGEEILLNIIRPDYERPAPPPPMEPLYTLKDDGKVQDVPPEVYEALRDLGYKSFRPGQETAIMRILSGLSTLVVLSTGMGKSLCYQLPAYLYAQRSKCITLVVSPLVSLMDDQLSGLPPKLKAACIHSNMSQKQREAAIEKVKAGQVHVLLLSPEALVGGGHSGSGCLPPADQLPPVAFACIDEAHCVSEWSHNFRPCYLRLCKVLRDRLGVRCLLGLTATATLSTALDIARHLDISDQDGIAVRSAAVPHNLQLSVSMDRDKDQALVSLLKGERFGALESVIVYCTRREETSRISALLRTCLQGVMLKESSKPVPEDEEDNPVGKKKKALARKKIRKPLKWIAEAYHAGMSASERRRVQNNFMCGELRVVVATVAFGMGLDKSDVRGIIHYNMPKSFESYVQEIGRAGRDGHPAHCHLFLDPEGADLHELRRHIYADTVDYYTVKKLVQKVFPPCKCRQIQQKQQDLAQAAEVSDSELLEMEVCEDTDSHQQQRSETVTPTEQQPSESHPPHEHNTPAQTAQEEPQESDSSLKLSDECVQRACHTHERAIPMQETVEALDITEESLETLLCYLELHPQQWVELLHPTLSVCKLQCYGGPQQLRRITKLCPPIAVALARKRMAGERVESCDALEFDVVELADTMGWQLPLVKRGLRQLQWGSGSYGGTGRSGVHVEFSALSFYFRSYGDLTPDELDAVGAFLHGRVMAQERTQLYQLKTCFKAFRSVAYRNCSLCMDDLEESRSQALKELLRDYFDKRRNLDLSKHYQEEEDEEEELNKCTMRDWEGQICADIRGFLSSRSDEKFSGRAVARIFHGIGSPCYPAQTYGRDRRYWRKYIQFDFNEIIRLATQEIIRTR; encoded by the exons ATGGATCGATACAATGATGTAAAAATCCTCCTGAAGAAATGGGAACAATCTTTCTTCCAAACAAACAGCAGAAAGCCCAATAAG GATGACATTGATAAAGCTCCAGAGGAGACGAGAC AACTTTATAAGGAATACCGGTCTCTTAAAgaagcaaaagaaagaaagagctcAGAGCAGGAAGATCAAACAAAACCCCCGGAGAGTCACTCGTCTACAGCT GGATCGGGATGCTGGGGATCTCACCTCAACCGGAAGAATCTGCCGGCTGCTGTGCCAAAGCTCTCATCAGATGATAAAGAGACGCTGAAAGCTTCAGCTCAGTACTTTGGCATGAAGTTGAAGAACAATCTTGGAGCTTTGAcaaag GAACGATCATTTTCTCTGAAAAAAGCAACAACCCCTCGACGAACACCAACCAAACCACTGCAGGACACTCCAAACTCCAGCGCAGCACCGACAGATGTAGAGACTCACACACCAAAGTCAGCCAACACGCGTCCAGACCCCAGCGCTCCTCCTGTACAGACGGCCAGCACGGAGTTTGAGGACGAGCCATCGGATCCCTTCCCTTCGGTAACCCCCTCCAAATCCTGGTCTCCAGCTGTGGGCTCCGCACACAAGAGCATGGAGAGGGTCCAGTACCTGAGGCAGTCCATGACCAAGAGGATTTCCTCTGTGGACAGCGGCTGGCTTGCACGGTGCCAGGTCTTTGATGAGGTGGAGGAACCTCAGAAACCTGTTGCGGGGAATTCAGAGCTGACGATAAACGAGAATAGTTGTTTATCACCTACGGTTAGAAGCGAAACGGTGTCGAATCAGGGTCAAACATCTCCAAAGACTTCATTGAAGAAGAGTAAATCTTCCTTGTCAGAGGATGGGGCACAAAAAAGTCCAGTAGCATCTTCAGTAAGGGACGTTGTGCTGCTGGATGCAAAATTGGGCTCCCCGGGCCCTCATGGTGAACAGGTATATCAAAAAGACACTGCAGCTCTCACTGGAGATGATGAGATGTGTTCAGAGGAGCCCAAATCTCCTGAAAAAATTAAGAAACGCAAACCCAGGGCCAGAAAAGATCAAGATTTGGGTGAAAAACCACAGGCTGAAGGTGGCAAGAAAACAAAAGGTCGAAAAAGACAAAGGGAAGGTGACGATGACGTGGATGAATCTGAGGAGCAGGAAGGCGGAGTGAAAAAGAGAAGGAGAACTAAGAAAGGTGGGGAGGATCAGCCTAAAAAAGCAGGGAAGAGGAAAGGAAAAGtcgatgaggaggaggaggaagatgaTGCTGCCAGTTCAGAGAAAAAGAAAACCCAGAAACGAGCGATTCCTAAGGAGAATCTGCTGGGAGAGGTGGATGAGGTGGAGGCCAGAGCTGCTGCGTACACGATGAAAAACACTGCCAGGGCCAG GCCTACCAAAAACACAGATGGGAACTTTGTGAAAATCAATTTGAAGAAGAAGTCCCATGTCAAAGGGTTTGCTTTGAGAGGGGCCGCAATGAGGAAACAG ATGTACATGCAGAAGTTCCAGCTGAAGGGCGAACGGTTTGGGGGCGGATTCGGGAGGGGCAGGGGGCGGTTCGGCGGCTTCAATCGTCAAGGCGACACCTGTTACAAGTGTGGAGGGACGGGTCACTGGGCACGAGACTGTCGAGGAAAAG CTCCTGTCATGAGTTCTGCAGAACAGCAGGAAACCCcaggagaggaggaagagtTTGAGCTGCCCACGCTGGAGGAAGTTGCCCGGGCGACAGGAACTCTGCGGTCAGAGCCTATAG TGGCTCCTCCCTGTGTGGGCGGAGAAATTTCTGAGAAGgaggagcagggggaggagatACTGCTCAACATCATCAGACCAGATTATGAGCGACCTGCCCCTCCTCCACCTATGGAGCCGCTCTACACACTAAAGGATGATGGGAAAGTTCAAG ATGTCCCTCCGGAGGTGTACGAAGCACTCCGAGACTTAGGTTACAAGTCCTTCAGGCCTGGCCAGGAGACGGCCATCATGAGAATCCTGTCAG gtCTGTCCACACTGGTGGTTCTGTCCACTGGAATGGGCAAGTCTCTGTGCTACCAGCTTCCTGCCTACCTGTACGCCCAGAGGTCAAAGTGCATCACGCTGGTGGTGTCTCCTCTGGTGTCTCTGATGGACGATCAG CTTTCTGGACTCCCACCGAAGCTGAAAGCCGCCTGCATCCACTCCAACATGTCTCAGAAACAGAGAGAGGCGGCCATTGAGAAG GTGAAGGCCGGTCAGGTGCATGTCCTGCTCTTGTCTCCTGAAGCGCTGGTCGGTGGAGGTCACTCGGGGTCAGGATGTCTCCCTCCTGCAGACCAGCTTCCCCCGGTGGCCTTCGCCTGTATCGACGAGGCTCACTGCGTGTCTGAATGGTCTCACAACTTCCGCCCCTGTTACCTGAGACTGTGCAAG GTGCTCAGGGATCGGTTGGGTGTGCGTTGTCTGTTGGGTCTCACTGCCACGGCCACTCTGTCCACAGCGCTGGACATCGCCCGACATCTGGACATCAGCGATCAGGACGGGATCGCTGTCCGCTCTGCCGCTGTCCCTCACAACCTCCAGCTGTCCGTGTCTATGGACAGAGACAAAGATCAG GCTCTGGTGTCTTTGTTGAAGGGCGAACGCTTTGGTGCTCTTGAGTCGGTTATCGTGTACTGCACCAGGCGAGAGGAGACGTCCCGTATCTCTGCACTGCTGCGCACCTGCCTGCAGGGGGTGATGCTGAAAGAGTCGTCCAAACCAGTGCCAGAGGATGAGGAGGACAACCCTGTGgggaagaagaagaaagctCTGG CCAGGAAGAAGATCCGTAAGCCGCTGAAGTGGATCGCGGAAGCGTACCACGCCGGGATGTCTGCGTCGGAGAGGCGGCGTGTGCAGAATAACTTCATGTGTGGGGAGCTGCGTGTGGTGGTGGCCACCGTGGCCTTTGGGATGGGTTTGGACAAATCAGACGTGCGTGGGATCATCCACTACAACATGCCCAAGAGCTTCGAGAGCTATGTGCAGGAGATTGGCCGAGCGGGACGTGACGGACACCCGGCGCACTGCCACCTGTTTCTAGACCCAGAG gGTGCAGATTTGCACGAGCTGCGCAGGCACATCTACGCAGACACGGTGGATTATTATACAGTGAAGAAACTGGTGCAGAAAGTTTTTCCTCCATGTAAATGCCGACAGATTCAGCAGAAGCAGCAAGATTTGGCACAG GCTGCAGAAGTATCTGACAGTGAGTTACTGGAGATGGAGGTTTGTGAGGACACTGATTCACACCAGCAGCAGCGGAGCGAGACAGTGACTCCCACAGAACAACAGCCATCAGAGTCACACCCTCCACATGAGCATAACACACCAGCACAGACAGCACAGGAGGAGCCGCAGGAGAGCGACAGCAGTCTGAAATTGAGTGACGAGTGTGTACAGCGAGCATGTCACACACATGAGAGAGCCATTCCCATGCAGGAGACCGTGGAGGCCCTCGACATCACGGAAGAGA gtctggagactcTCTTGTGTTACCTGGAGCTTCATCCTCAGCAGTGGGTGGAGCTTCTCCATCCGACGCTCTCCGTCTGTAAGCTGCAGTGTTACGGCGGTCCACAGCAGCTCCGCAGAATAACCAAACT GTGTCCTCCGATCGCTGTGGCGTTGGCACGGAAACGCATGGCGGGGGAGCGTGTGGAGTCATGTGACGCTCTGGAGTTTGACGTGGTGGAGCTGGCGGACACTATGGGCTGGCAGCTTCCTCTGGTGAAGAGAGGCCTGAGACAGCTGCAGTGGGGCTCAG GTTCATATGGAGGCACAGGCCGGAGCGGTGTTCACGTGGAGTTCTCAGCGCTGTCCTTCTACTTCCGCTCGTATGGCGACCTGACTCCAGATGAGCTGGATGCGGTGGGAGCGTTTCTGCACGGGAGAGTGATGGCGCAGGAGAGGACACAGCTGTACCAGCTCAAAACCTGCTTCAAAGCCTTCCGCAG cGTTGCGTACCGTAACTGCAGTCTGTGTATGGATGATCTGGAGGAGAGCAGGAGTCAGGCTCTCAAAGAGCTGCTGCGTGATTACTTTGACAAGAGGAGAAACCTGGACCTCAGCAAACACTatcaggaggaggaggatgaggaggaggagcTCAACAAATGCACG ATGAGGGACTGGGAAGGTCAGATCTGTGCGGACATCAGAGGTTTCCTGTCCAGTCGCAGCGATGAGAAGTTCTCTGGTCGAGCCGTGGCCAGAATATTCCACGGCATcg GAAGTCCGTGTTATCCAGCGCAGACGTACGGACGCGACCGCAGATACTGGAGGAAATACATTCAGTTTGATTTCAATGAGATCATTCGATTAGCCACTCAAGAGATCATTAGAACGAGGTAA